Proteins encoded within one genomic window of Oncorhynchus gorbuscha isolate QuinsamMale2020 ecotype Even-year unplaced genomic scaffold, OgorEven_v1.0 Un_scaffold_3399, whole genome shotgun sequence:
- the LOC124027632 gene encoding fatty acid-binding protein, adipocyte-like, translated as MVEAFVGTWKMTSSENFDEYMKAIGVGFATRHMGNLAKPNLQFSIDDGVISMKSQSTFKTTEAKFKLNEEFDEMTADDRKTKTLMTFENGKLVQKQTWDGKTTTLERELQDGKLIAICVMDDVVALRTYEKEV; from the exons ATGGTCGAGGCATTCGTTGGAACTTGGAAGATGACTTCCAGTGAGAATTTTGATGAATATATGAAGGCAATAG GTGTGGGTTTTGCTACTCGGCATATGGGGAATCTGGCGAAGCCCAATTTGCAGTTCAGCATCGACGACGGTGTAATATCAATGAAATCCCAGAGCACTTTCAAAACCACAGAGGCCAAGTTTAAATTGAATGAAGAATTCGACGAGATGACTGCAGATGACAGGAAAACCAAG ACTCTGATGACCTTTGAGAACGGAAAACTAGTGCAGAAACAAACTTGGGACGGCAAGACTACCACGCTCGAGCGGGAGTTGCAAGATGGAAAATTGATTGCG ATATGTGTAATGGATGATGTGGTGGCGCTGAGGACCTATGAGAAAGAGGTGTGA
- the LOC124027631 gene encoding fatty acid-binding protein, adipocyte-like, translating into MVEAFVGTWKMTSSENFDEYMKAIGVGFATRQMGNLAKPNLQFSIDDGVISMKSQSTFKTTEAKFKLNEEFDEMTADDRRTKTLMTFENGKLVQKQTWDGKTTTLERELQDGKLIAKCVMDDVVALRTYEKEV; encoded by the exons ATGGTCGAGGCATTCGTTGGAACTTGGAAGATGACTTCCAGTGAGAATTTTGATGAATATATGAAGGCAATAG GTGTGGGTTTTGCTACTCGGCAGATGGGGAATCTGGCGAAGCCCAATTTGCAGTTCAGCATCGACGACGGTGTAATATCAATGAAATCCCAGAGCACTTTCAAAACCACAGAGGCCAAGTTTAAATTGAATGAAGAATTCGACGAGATGACTGCAGATGACAGGAGAACCAAG ACTCTGATGACCTTTGAGAACGGAAAACTGGTGCAGAAACAAACTTGGGACGGCAAGACTACCACGCTCGAGCGGGAGTTGCAAGATGGAAAATTGATTGCG AAATGTGTAATGGATGATGTGGTGGCGCTGAGGACTTATGAGAAAGAGGTGTGA